In the Solibacillus sp. FSL K6-1523 genome, one interval contains:
- a CDS encoding sporulation transcriptional regulator SpoIIID, which produces MHEHIRHRCVRLGELLIETGETVRALAKMTGFSKSTVHKDLTERLKQINEPLAHQVQQVLAYNKSIRHLRGGEATRKKWESKQYEKSI; this is translated from the coding sequence GTGCACGAACATATTCGGCATCGCTGCGTTCGACTGGGAGAGCTGTTGATTGAGACGGGGGAAACTGTACGTGCCCTTGCAAAAATGACAGGGTTTTCAAAAAGTACGGTACACAAGGATTTAACAGAAAGACTCAAACAAATAAATGAACCACTCGCACACCAAGTACAGCAAGTATTGGCGTACAATAAATCAATACGTCATTTGCGCGGAGGTGAAGCGACACGAAAAAAATGGGAAAGCAAACAATATGAAAAAAGCATTTAG